In a single window of the Desulfovibrio mangrovi genome:
- a CDS encoding tetratricopeptide repeat protein, translating into MSGKNIYGPYRNESVLVVSQNERHVSVDRKMLKNLGYTNVTHRTSQELGHVYLEKSAPDLLIVGGTLADATGQEFIRSVRKTYPDMVIPSVMVTLRNRKSDVLEAISAGCAGYVLRPYSMDTITRHLAAALESSRFDELDNEQLISARNLVSAACFDEAIEEFSELVPHENEADRYFSMGTRALMEGKFGKAIIAFNKALALNALYAEAYKGMADAYKGKGDMRKYQEHLKNAADIYAQQNRHQDVKDLFIEILRVDPDAMNPYNKVGMRLRKEGDYQSALQMYFQAQELSPDDEHLCFNIAKAYMYLEDIDSSCRYLKESLKLNPDFEQASALLEKLQRKKR; encoded by the coding sequence ATGAGCGGCAAAAACATCTATGGTCCGTATCGGAATGAAAGCGTTCTTGTGGTGTCACAGAACGAGCGGCATGTTTCCGTGGACCGGAAGATGCTGAAGAACCTCGGCTATACCAACGTCACTCACCGCACCTCTCAGGAGCTCGGCCACGTCTATCTGGAAAAGAGCGCTCCGGACCTTCTCATTGTCGGCGGCACGCTTGCCGATGCCACCGGTCAGGAATTCATCCGCTCCGTCCGCAAGACTTATCCGGATATGGTCATCCCCAGCGTAATGGTCACATTGCGCAACCGCAAAAGCGATGTGCTTGAAGCCATCAGCGCAGGCTGTGCGGGCTACGTTCTCCGTCCCTATTCCATGGATACCATCACGCGGCATCTTGCCGCGGCGCTTGAGTCTTCCCGTTTCGACGAACTGGATAACGAACAGCTCATTTCTGCGCGCAATCTTGTTTCCGCAGCCTGCTTTGACGAGGCCATTGAAGAGTTCAGCGAGCTGGTTCCCCATGAAAACGAGGCGGACCGGTATTTCTCCATGGGGACGCGCGCGCTCATGGAGGGGAAGTTCGGCAAGGCCATCATCGCCTTCAACAAGGCGCTGGCCCTGAACGCCCTCTACGCGGAAGCCTACAAGGGCATGGCGGACGCCTACAAGGGCAAGGGGGATATGCGGAAGTATCAGGAGCACCTGAAGAATGCCGCTGATATTTATGCGCAGCAGAACAGGCATCAGGACGTGAAGGATTTGTTTATCGAGATCCTGCGCGTGGACCCCGATGCCATGAATCCCTACAACAAGGTGGGCATGCGGCTGCGCAAGGAAGGTGACTATCAGTCCGCCCTGCAGATGTATTTTCAGGCGCAGGAACTCTCGCCCGATGATGAGCATCTCTGCTTCAATATCGCCAAGGCCTACATGTATCTTGAGGATATCGACAGCTCCTGCCGCTACCTGAAGGAATCGCTCAAGCTCAATCCCGACTTCGAGCAGGCCAGCGCACTGCTGGAAAAACTGCAGCGAAAGAAGCGCTGA
- a CDS encoding efflux RND transporter periplasmic adaptor subunit — protein MRNPHQIKSFPHRLAPTLILALSLVCFPLTALAADATQPPSGAETVTARTVTVTETQQAVGTIRPRTETRIEAQITARILEMRVRPGSRVKKGDVLVVLDTRELESRRQQSQQAIASANAATQQARQAKTAAQAAFTRIEAQYKRIRALYETNAVAKSEMDQAEAAYAQAEAALKQATEGVSGAMASEARSRNMLEEAGIALDYGVIRALDDGEVVRREAEPGDLAFPGKALLVLQTGGSLRLDAQVREGLIRQVRTGTRLTVMISAIGDTPLEGVVEEVVPAADPLSRTFEVRIGLPADTGAYATIYPGMFGRAFIPVGERSTVLIPARAVTRVGQLETVRMQNGGAVTTTYIKTGPRHDDEVEVLSGLNGGETLLLERTNVQ, from the coding sequence ATGCGCAACCCCCACCAGATTAAGAGTTTTCCTCACCGCCTTGCCCCGACATTGATACTGGCGCTTTCTCTTGTCTGCTTTCCATTAACGGCTTTGGCGGCAGATGCAACGCAACCGCCCTCCGGAGCGGAGACCGTCACGGCCCGCACGGTAACGGTAACGGAAACGCAGCAGGCCGTGGGCACCATCCGCCCCCGCACGGAAACCCGCATAGAAGCGCAGATTACCGCACGCATACTGGAAATGCGCGTTCGACCGGGTTCGCGGGTCAAAAAGGGGGATGTTCTGGTGGTACTGGATACCAGAGAGCTTGAATCACGCAGGCAGCAAAGCCAGCAGGCCATAGCATCCGCCAACGCGGCAACCCAGCAGGCACGTCAGGCAAAGACTGCGGCGCAGGCCGCCTTCACCAGAATCGAGGCCCAGTACAAGCGCATCCGCGCCCTGTATGAAACCAACGCCGTGGCCAAAAGCGAGATGGATCAGGCAGAGGCTGCTTATGCGCAGGCAGAGGCCGCCCTGAAGCAGGCCACGGAGGGCGTGAGCGGTGCCATGGCGTCGGAAGCCCGGTCCCGCAACATGCTGGAAGAGGCGGGCATCGCCCTCGACTACGGCGTTATCCGCGCCCTTGACGATGGCGAAGTCGTCCGCCGCGAAGCCGAGCCCGGCGATCTGGCCTTCCCCGGCAAAGCGTTGCTCGTGTTGCAGACCGGCGGGTCGCTCAGACTTGATGCGCAGGTGCGTGAAGGACTCATCAGACAGGTACGCACCGGCACGAGACTCACGGTCATGATCAGCGCCATTGGCGATACGCCGCTGGAAGGCGTGGTGGAAGAGGTTGTCCCCGCGGCGGATCCCCTTTCACGCACCTTCGAAGTTCGCATCGGCCTGCCCGCGGACACTGGCGCATATGCCACCATCTACCCCGGCATGTTCGGGCGCGCCTTCATTCCCGTCGGCGAACGCAGCACCGTGCTCATACCGGCACGCGCCGTCACACGCGTAGGCCAGCTTGAAACCGTGCGAATGCAGAATGGTGGAGCCGTTACCACCACTTACATAAAGACCGGCCCCCGCCATGACGACGAGGTTGAGGTGCTTTCGGGTCTGAACGGCGGCGAAACCCTGCTGCTGGAGCGCACCAATGTCCAGTGA